Within the Echinicola sp. 20G genome, the region TCTGGCCCGAATCATCTATGGGATAAACTCGATTTTCAAGACCTGAACTCTCTTTAGCTTTTTTGAAATCGTAGTTATCTACCTCCAATTCCTGAAATGGATGGGCCCAAAAAAGGTCTTTCTCATTCGGGAAAAAACCAAAATCACGCAATGTCCCAGTGATGTCCGAGTACCCCCAATAATTAATTTGCTCGGTGAGAGCAGTTTGTCTTGAACCAAATAAACCTTCAGCTCCAGCAATGGCTTGTTCTGCCCCCTCTTTACCAAGAAAGTCTCTTTTTCCCCCTACTCCTCCAAAAGGCTTGACAGGATCATGATTACCGGTGGTCAGAAAAAAACGCATTCCAGCATCCTCTGCATATTGGTCCAAGATTTTCTTTAAAGCCATCACATTCATGGGCTGTCCATCATCGGTGAAGTCACCGGGCAAAACTACCAGTTGGATTTCTCTTTTTTTAAGGTCTTCTAGTGCACTGATAAAAGCAAAATAGTTTTCATTGAACAAACGAGTGGAATTCAATTGACTCTGCATCGTCCGGATGGTAGCAAATTTTCCAGTCTTAGGATTGAGCACTCCGTTGAATTCTTCTGAATTTAAATCTGCATATACATCCTGGAGATGTATATCCGATAAAAAAGCTATTTCATTCCTTGTAGTCTGTGCCAACAATGTCATATTGGTACTCACAAGTTGCATCGCTGCTCCAAGGATAGTTGTTAATAGGTAGTTCTTATTCAAATCAAAATAAGGTTTTAAACTGTTGACCAGCTAGGTTTAGACTTTTGATACATCGGATAATTTTGGTTTGCTAATTAGCACAAAATGGAGACAAAGCATTCTAAATCAAACCAAGAAATTCACCAGTTTAAATTAACTTTTCAAGCAGTTCTTTCAAAAACTTACAGCTAATAAAAATGGCCAGTTGCCCGGCCTCTTTTTTGATCAATTTAAATACATCTTACTTGATTAAATGAAGTTAACTCAGGTTCCTACTGGTGAAGAGTAAAAACATGACAGCTGCATACTTGTGGCTTGTTTAACAATTGATGAATAGCCAAATGAATGGTTTTAAAAGTAAAAGGCTTATTGAGCACCGCACTATTAGGAATAGCAAAACTACTATCACAAATTCCTTTGGCAGGTTCCTTGGATGCTAAAAACAATATTGGACAAGAAAATTTCTCTCTCAATTTACGCAGTTCGTCATAGCCAATGTCCCTGTCTTTGAGATATGACCCTATGATAATAATTGAAGGTCGAATGTCTTTATTTATAATCTCGTCAAAATTGAGACCGGACCCAATATCAGAAACCTTGAAATTCCCATAATTCAAGATCTCCCTGATATTATCAGCCAAATCAAAATCCTTCTCAAGAATTATAACTTTTAACATAAAATTAGGGTTGGTGTTGATACGATTCTTTAAGTCTAAGGCTTTGTTAGAGTCAAGGAATTGTTTGGATTCCTTCACAAAACAAAAAAACAACTTGTCAATGATATTCAGTTGATGATTTTGTTGAAGCCTGAAAGTCTAGAAGTTACCACTTTGTAAGACCATACTTAGCTTATAACCAAACAAACATTTTTTATAAATTTTCTATGTAAATTAATCACATAAATCCCTAAATAAAAATAAATTTTACTTTTTTGACATGAACTACTTTTTTATAAATCCATATTTCTTTTTTACGCAGATAGAAGTTTCGCTTCTTCAGCAACCTATTATTTTAGTGGCCATACTTAGAAGAAAAAACAGATATAGGAGATATTGGTGAAGAAAAACTAACCATAAAAAACAAACTAGGTCTAAAAATCATCTACCAAAGGTAAAAACGTATCATAAAAAAAGTTGAGGCGTTTTTACCTCAACTTTTCACTAAATGCAAGAATTCGGTCACAAACCATAAACCTGCACTGATTTTAACAAAACCCAAATATTATATCAATCTCTTTTTATATATATTTCCAACTGTCTTGTCATGCTATACCCATTTTGATCACTGACTTTTACCACCACAGTCTTTAGACCAGATTCACCATCTTTAAACTTTAAAAAACCATGATCAACTGTAGCCTTGCCGCTTACTAAGCTATACAGAGGTTCATTGGTAAAACCACGGAATAATGAGCTAAGATCAACGAGAAGCTGCTCTCCACTCTCCAAAAAATAATGTGGCTGAGCCATCCAATCCAAATAGTCATCCAGCTGGGTAAACCCATCTCGGTCATTATCCTGATTGGAATCGGAGAAATCACCTTTCGTAGAGTTTGGGTCTAGGCCTCTTTCAATTTCCCACCAATCAGGAAGGCCGTCACTATCACTATCCCAATCTTCTTGCCTTTTTACTTCAGGGTATTTTTCCCATCCTCCCACATCTTGCTCCGTATCTGGCATTCCAGGCATGCCACTTTTGCTTCCCCTAAAATGGAAAGTACTATCCTTTGTTTCTTGAATGATCCTAAGATCATGGTCGTCCAAAACAGGCTGGTTTGCCCCCACATCTGATAGTACCTGTTGATAGGCTTCCTTTGCAGAATGAGTGGCTACATATGAAGGGAAAAAAGGAGTATCCACATAGGTTTTGTAGTTGGCTTCTCCTTCAATCATTCTACCGTCCTCTTGATTTTCCAAACCAAAATATCCTGGCATCACATTGCCCGAAAAATAATACTGTTGGGTTCCCAGTCCCACTCCTTCATGTTGCGCCTTTAGCGCAAGGAAAAAAACGGTAGAAGGGCCTGGTTTATAATAGTTGTTGACAAAATTCACTTCATGTGCTCCACCATCCGTAGACCGCTTGCCCCAATTATACACCACATTGTTTCGGATATCCAACCTTCCCATGCTATAACCATTTCCGTCAAGTCCTCCTCCCATACTCCAGTTTCTACCATAGCAGTGTGCCAATAAATTATGGTGAAAGCTACCAATATCCCCACCTATTGTAGCGGCATATCCATGCATCTTACCTGCCTCATATTTGCCATGATCTGCGACATTTAGTGCTTCAGCAATAAGTGTTCGCTGCAAGGTTATGTTATGAGCCCCTCGAGAGCTAAAAGATTCATCAATAGTCCAGCGAATAGAACAGTGGTCCATAATGCTGTGATTGGCTCCTGTCAAGCCCATCCCATCATAAGTGCGACCAGCCCCTATCCCTACCCTGATAAACCGTACAATACCATCGTTCCCGGTCAAACCAAGTGGAGCTTGGGCAATCATAATACCCTTTCCCGGTGCCGTTTGCCCTGCTAGGGTGATATAAGGCTGGTTGATGACCAGTCTGGATTTTAGCTCAATGGTTCCACCAACTGCAAAAACAATGGTTCTTGGACCTATATCTTGAGTAACCGCTTCTCTCAGGCTACCTGGACCATCATCATTGAGATTAGTGACGGTGATTACTTTTCCTCCACGACCACCTCGCGCAAACCGACCATATCCCTCCGCCCCTTTAAAAGCCAGTTGGGCGGGCCTAAAATACCAAACATCCCCTTTTGTGGTATTTCCTTCTTGATCTACTTCATCTACCCGCCAATAATAGTTATCCATGCTATACAGTTTTGAGACAGGGAATTCTGAGGAAGAAACCTTACCCTTGTAAACCTCACTATCAGGCTGTCCTGAAGCCACTTGCTCCAAGTCTTTTCCAAAATAAACTTCATGCGCCACCGCTTCATTTGCTGCTTCCCACTTCAACATCAATTCATTTTCAATCACCACATGCTCATCACCATCCTCAGGAAAGGGCAGCTTGGCCTGTTTCTTTATATTGGGGGTATTTAATTCAAACCCATTCCATATTAATTCTTTTACAGAAGTGCTGCTTTTAGGATCATTTTCCATCTTAATCGTCACCGCCTCACCCTTTTTTACACTAAATGTCAGAAATGAAGATGCCGTTTCAGCACTACTCTCTGCTCTATTGCTGGGGACAAGGTCATTGATGATTAATTCGTCATTGACATAAATATCAATGGGCGAAAACTGATGGTTCTCTGGATTATCAAAGGTGTTATGAAAGGTAAGTAGGCTGTGCTCTCCTTCGGGAAGTCCACTAAGCGTCATCTCAATTTTACCTGTCCCCACCACCCCATCACTGCTTAAACGGGCATAATAGGGTGCTTGAATTCCAGCCTTGTACCAATTGGAACGAACATCTCCCCTGATGCTAAAATCCACACCAGCAAAAGAATGTGCTATCAAATTCTCCTCAGAAATCACCCATGACTCATAGCCTGGTTCATTTACTTCTGCCACCTTTCTCCCCGAAAAATCAAAATCTACTTTTACCACTGGCCTTTGGGCATAGACCTGAAATGACATTGTAAGAAAAATGAGTATAATTGACAATATGTATTTTATGTCTCTTCGAAAGGGAACAATATTTTGCTCTTCCATAAATTTATAATTGGTTATTTCTGGTCTTGATTGTAGTTTTCATCAATATATCGCTCGACAAAAACCATTTTTCTTAAAATAAATGTAGTGCTTACATTTATTAAAACAGCCCCTCTCTTTCCCAACATGGATAAATTTCACCTGAACCGGGACAAATCCGAGGTGAAATACAAAACCATGATAGATTGGCTTTCCTGTTCAATGTGCGCTTGTCCCGATTCAGGTGCTGGCTTTCCAGTTTAAGAATTTCCCCTTTGGTTTGGCTCAGAAATATTCCTTATTTCATACTTTAGCAAAACCTAAAATGAAGAGCCTCCGACCAAAACATACCTGCTTATTTCTTTTTTTAACCTTTCAGTCATTTCTTCTTTTTGCCCAAGAAGAGGCTTTCTTGTATGGAGAAATTGAATTAAGGGACGAAACCCGCATAAAAGGTAAAATCACTTGGTCCGCCGGACAAAGCTTATGGGTAGATCTTCTCGTGGCCGAAAAAAAGGATAATCCTATACTGCAACACCTCAACAAAGAAGAAATAGAAAAGCTCAGTGCTGAAAAGAACAATACTGATTGGAATTTCATGGCGCTATGGAAAAACCAATATCCTACCAGAAAACTGACTTTCCGAACCCAATTTGGGAACTTACTGGAAATCAGGGTAACTGGAGAAAAAGATGCTACTGTAGTTCTTAAAAATGAAACTTTGATCAGACTTTATATTAATGATGATATCGAATACAAAAACCAATTTGGTGCTGAAATCAGCATCACTGCTGAAAATGGCAAAAAAACCAACTTCCCTTGGACTAAAATCGAAAGAATCCGCTTCTATCCTACTCCAAAATTAAATGACAATAGCAATAGCAAGCCCCTCTATGGAACCTTGACCACCCGTACAGGCTATAGCTACCAAGGACTGATCAAATGGGACCTCAATGAACATTTGGATGACCAATATTTGGATGGCATAAGTATCGATGGAAAAAGAATCCGATATCACTTTTATGATGTAAAATCCATTCGGCCTAAAAACCGGGGATCTTTGATCCAACTCCAATCTGAAAAAGAAATCTACCTCCACTCCAAATCCAATGTAACCAACGAAAATAAGGGTATTTTGGTAAGAAACCCCCAATGGGGCCAAATTAACCTCAGGTGGGGAGATTTTAAAAGTGCCATATTCACACCATATACCAAAAATTCAGGCTTCGCCTATACTGACTTTCCTATTCCAGCAACCCTTCAAGGAAGGGTATCCCTCAAAGATAATCGCTCTTTGGAAGGTCAAATTTTCTTTGATTTAGATGAACAATGGGATATTGAAACTTTGGATGGCTGGGGTCAAGGAGGAGGACTTCGACAAGTTCCATTTCGCTTGATTGACAAAATTTACCCGGTTAGCAATACCCACTCAGCTGTAATCCTAAGAGGTGGGGAAAAAATCGTCTTAGGAGATAGAAGTGATGTCAATGACCAAAATTGGGGAATTATGGTTCAAACCAAGAACGATGATTTTCATTATGTTCCCTGGTCTCAACTTCGGCAGATAGAGTTTGATCATTGACATGATTCAGTTACATTAAAATCAAAGCCTTAAATTGCAAACAAGCATCAAAAGTCAGAAACTGATCCTATGAATTCCTCACGCAACTTTTTAAAATATCAAAAATGGCGTTGGTTTTTGGCCATTGGCCTTGGAGCATTGGCTATTTTAATTTTGTTTCTTTTAACAGGGAATGAATTTGCTACTGCAGTTTTATGGATTGGGATTGTGTTGGCCTTGCTGATTCTGGGAAATATTCAAATTCACAAAAGGCTTGATCGATTTCATCCTTGGACCAAATTCCCTTTAAGACGATTTATTGCCCAATTTGCATTTAGCGCCATCTATTCATTGGCCTGCATAAACCTTTGCTACTACTTCCTTAAAACACTATTTATTGGGCTCCCCCCGGATTGGGAACAGTTCATGGTGCTAAATATTTACGGTCTGCTATTTTTTATCCCTGTGATGTCCATCAACTTTGGTATATTTTTTATGCAAAGATGGAAAAAGGCAGTGATAGAATCTGAAAAGCTTCAGGCTGAAAACCTAAAAAGCACACTGGAATCTCTAAAAACGCATATTGATCCCCACTTTCTTTTCAACAACCTCAATGTGCTCTCCTCACTTATGGACAAAGACATCTCTGATGCGCAGAGATTTTTGGGCAAATTTGCTGATGTTTATCGCTACGTTTTACAGCACAGAAATGAAGAGTTGGTAGAGCTTGAAACAGAACTGGCCTTTATTCAATCATACATTTACCTTTTCCAGCAACGGCTTAACCGACAATTGAAAATTACAATTGACTTTTCGCCTCCCAGCAAGACCTACTACCTCCCCCCCCTATCGGTTCAGATGTTGGTTGAAAATGCCATCAAACACAATATAGCAACTGCATCAAAGCCTTTGCATATAGACATATTTTTGGAAAAGGAAACCTACATTGTAGTGAAAAATTCCTATCAACCAAAAGACCCTGGCTTTGCTGAACTTCCCAAAACCGGACTAATGAATATTCAAAAAAGATTTGCTTATTTTTCCAATCAGGAAATACAAATCACTAAAAGTGATACTGAATTTACAGTTAAGCTTCCACTGCTGGAACTGGAAAGTGAAAGCGGTAATAATTGACAGTAGTTCCCTTCAAAACCATTAAACTTTAAAGCTATACCATGAATGTCCTGATCATTGAAGACGAAAACTTGGCAGCCGAAAAACTGGAACAAATGCTAAAAAAGTATGACAGCAAGCTCCATGTCTTGGCCAACCTGACTTCTGTCCAGGAAACAGTTGATTGGCTCCGGGAAAAGCCTTCTCCTGATCTGATCATGATGGATATCCGCATAGATGATGGACTATGCTTCGAAATCTTCCAACAGGTAGAAGTCAGCAGCCCTGTAATTTTCACAACCGCTTATGACCAATATGCCATCAAGGCATTTGAAGTCCATAGCATTGATTATTTGCTTAAGCCCATTCAATATGAAAAGCTTGTCCAAAGCTTGGAAAAACTAAAAAGGCTTCAGTCTGGCTTTCAAAGGGAGCCTAAAGAATTGAAAGTGGATCAGATTTTATCTGCAATCCAAGAAAATAAGACCGCTTACAAAAGCAGGTTTTTAGTAAAAGCAGGCACAAAAATAAAATCAATAAAGACCGAACAAATCGCCTATATATATACGGAACGAAAGCTCAACTTACTGGTGACCGACAAAGGAGACAAATATCCCTTGGACCAATCTCTGGACGATTTAATCCAAGTGCTGGACCCTCAACTGTTCTTTAGGGCCAATAGGCAGCTTATCCTTCACATCGATGCCGTTTCCGAAATACATCCTTATTTTAAGGGCAGGGTGAAACTCAAGTTATCTCCAGATTTGGATTCGGAAATCATCATCAGCAGTGAAAAGACACCTCTCTTCAAATCATGGTTAGATCAATAAGTCTCTCATACTTTTATAATCCTAAAACACCTAAATTAAACAAAGTGCCCTCATTATTGACTGTTTGGCTTTTCTAGTGTTTGACCCTCAACTCACTTCAGAAGACCGATAACATGAAAAAGCTATCAAGTCAATCGCCCAAAAGTCACTAATGAGGGTTGGGAAGAGTACGAACTGTCGTATGTAGAATAGGAAAACAAGAAAAGTATTAAATACCATGATCAGCCTACTATATTTATTGGACGTTGATCTTCTTGCCTTGTTTGGAGCTGAGGGAGATGGAATCTACTTTATCCAAAAATGGGCTACTTGTAAAAATCAAAGGTTAACTGTTTGTTGAAGAAGCTCAAGAGGCTTTACTTTTTAGACTTTAGCTAAAAAAATAAAAATCCTCCAAAACTAATTTTTTAAAATTTTAAATGAGCACTTTGTAAATCCACAGAATTTACTTTCAACAAACTGTATTCAACATCCTTTTATATAACCATCAAATCTAAAATTATCACAAACCACCCATCAAATTCTATATTTAATTAAAGGACTTCTACTTCTTTCATAGTCAATTATTACATATTTTGCTTGACTATGAAACACTTTTATAAGTACGCTTTATTGATGTGCTGTCAATTCTCGACCCTTTATTGTTTCGGTCAATCAGATGGCACAAACTACCCCCAGCTTGAGGAAGTTTATAATCAAATAATTCCCTACCCGCAAGAAGTATCATCAGGAGGACAATATGCATCCGGCAAGTCTTTCCACATTGAAGGCACTCCCTATATCAGCTCCCAAGACTTTGTCTATGGGGACATCACCATTAATGGCCAGAGATTCGAACATATCATTTTAAATTATGATGTAGAAAAAGATCAATTGGTCACTTATCACCCAAACACCTATCAAAGGATCATTTTAGATGCCAAAAAAGTCCAGTTCTTTACGATGGAAAATAACAGGTCTTTTGCATCTCTTGATGCAAATCCAGGGTATATATGGCACAGAAACGGTTATTATGAGGTTTTATGGGATGACGAAATCTGCTTTTTGGCCAAGCATTATAAAATTTCCAAGATCAAAAAAGACTTTGGTGCAGACAACAAACAGTTTGAATTTGAACACCACGAACATTATTTTATTCGAAAAGGAGATCGGATACATCGAATAAATACCAAAAAAGATGTCGCAGAAATTCTAGGAATGCCTAAAAAAGAAATCAAAAGAATCATCCGGGCAAAAGGGCTACAGTACAAAAAAAACACTCCTGAATGTTTGGTGGCTATAGGTGATTTTTACACCAACAAATTCAACAAGAACTAATCATGAAACAATATTTACGCCTCATTTTGTTGGTCTACTTTTCTTTGGTTTCTCTTCTTGCCCAAGCACAAGACCAAAAACCAGAAAAGATCACCGGACTTTTTCCGGGTATTAGCTTTTCTCGTTTTGTCAATGCCGTAGAAGATGAAACAACTTATCGCTTTTATTTCAAAAAAGAAGATGTTGATCAAGTCATAGTCAGCGCAAGCGCCAATGAAAACGAACTATCAGATTTACTGGACCTTATATTTGACAAAACTGATCTAAAGTATACCATCGATGCCAATAAGCGCGTCTTCATCCACCGCAAGGATCATTTACCAACCTCTCTATCATCTAGCTATTTTGAAAGCCAAAACACCGAAGACAGCCTAAATTTCGTGAATGATGAGCGCTACCTGGACAGGGCCTACGCCAACAATAAGCTTTGGATCATTGGCGAACAATCTTTAAGTGACCAAGTAGCTACTGCTACTTTGACCGGAAAAATAATAGGCCTTAAGTCAGGCGAACCTGTATTTGGAGCAGTGGTCTTTGAACGAAAGGATTTTACAAGGGC harbors:
- a CDS encoding sensor histidine kinase — its product is MNSSRNFLKYQKWRWFLAIGLGALAILILFLLTGNEFATAVLWIGIVLALLILGNIQIHKRLDRFHPWTKFPLRRFIAQFAFSAIYSLACINLCYYFLKTLFIGLPPDWEQFMVLNIYGLLFFIPVMSINFGIFFMQRWKKAVIESEKLQAENLKSTLESLKTHIDPHFLFNNLNVLSSLMDKDISDAQRFLGKFADVYRYVLQHRNEELVELETELAFIQSYIYLFQQRLNRQLKITIDFSPPSKTYYLPPLSVQMLVENAIKHNIATASKPLHIDIFLEKETYIVVKNSYQPKDPGFAELPKTGLMNIQKRFAYFSNQEIQITKSDTEFTVKLPLLELESESGNN
- a CDS encoding LytTR family DNA-binding domain-containing protein, whose protein sequence is MNVLIIEDENLAAEKLEQMLKKYDSKLHVLANLTSVQETVDWLREKPSPDLIMMDIRIDDGLCFEIFQQVEVSSPVIFTTAYDQYAIKAFEVHSIDYLLKPIQYEKLVQSLEKLKRLQSGFQREPKELKVDQILSAIQENKTAYKSRFLVKAGTKIKSIKTEQIAYIYTERKLNLLVTDKGDKYPLDQSLDDLIQVLDPQLFFRANRQLILHIDAVSEIHPYFKGRVKLKLSPDLDSEIIISSEKTPLFKSWLDQ
- a CDS encoding T9SS C-terminal target domain-containing protein, whose amino-acid sequence is MSFQVYAQRPVVKVDFDFSGRKVAEVNEPGYESWVISEENLIAHSFAGVDFSIRGDVRSNWYKAGIQAPYYARLSSDGVVGTGKIEMTLSGLPEGEHSLLTFHNTFDNPENHQFSPIDIYVNDELIINDLVPSNRAESSAETASSFLTFSVKKGEAVTIKMENDPKSSTSVKELIWNGFELNTPNIKKQAKLPFPEDGDEHVVIENELMLKWEAANEAVAHEVYFGKDLEQVASGQPDSEVYKGKVSSSEFPVSKLYSMDNYYWRVDEVDQEGNTTKGDVWYFRPAQLAFKGAEGYGRFARGGRGGKVITVTNLNDDGPGSLREAVTQDIGPRTIVFAVGGTIELKSRLVINQPYITLAGQTAPGKGIMIAQAPLGLTGNDGIVRFIRVGIGAGRTYDGMGLTGANHSIMDHCSIRWTIDESFSSRGAHNITLQRTLIAEALNVADHGKYEAGKMHGYAATIGGDIGSFHHNLLAHCYGRNWSMGGGLDGNGYSMGRLDIRNNVVYNWGKRSTDGGAHEVNFVNNYYKPGPSTVFFLALKAQHEGVGLGTQQYYFSGNVMPGYFGLENQEDGRMIEGEANYKTYVDTPFFPSYVATHSAKEAYQQVLSDVGANQPVLDDHDLRIIQETKDSTFHFRGSKSGMPGMPDTEQDVGGWEKYPEVKRQEDWDSDSDGLPDWWEIERGLDPNSTKGDFSDSNQDNDRDGFTQLDDYLDWMAQPHYFLESGEQLLVDLSSLFRGFTNEPLYSLVSGKATVDHGFLKFKDGESGLKTVVVKVSDQNGYSMTRQLEIYIKRD